A single genomic interval of Erigeron canadensis isolate Cc75 unplaced genomic scaffold, C_canadensis_v1 Conyza_canadensis_unscaffolded:263, whole genome shotgun sequence harbors:
- the LOC122584394 gene encoding ribosomal protein S3, mitochondrial has protein sequence MARKGNPISVRLDLNRSSDSSWFSDYYYGKSVYQDVNLRSYFGSIRPPTRLTFGFRLGRCIILHFPKRTFIHFFLPRRPRRQKRREKSRPGKGKGQWWAFGKVGPIGCLHSSDGTEEERNEVRGRGAGKRVESIRLDDREKQNEIRIWPKKKQRYGYHDRSPSIKKNLSKSLRVSGAFKHPKYAGLVNDIALLNDGSFRKTKLFKFFFSKKSPSDSPTSHPLKRTLPAVRPSLNYSVMQYLLKTKNQMHFDPVVVLNHFVEPGVVEPSTMGGANARGRSLDKRIRFAFFVESSTSEKKFLAEDKKLTHFIRWSNHPRFAGTTKTTISLFPFFGATFFFPRDGVGVYKNEYARKQLEHARKQLEYAREQLLRKFRKKCWNLMCKDKVMGLIDKFIDLGGIGELIKGIEMMIEIILRNRRIPYGYNFYLNEVKKMRSLLSNRTKTNTLIESVKIKSVYQSASPIAQDISFQPRNKTRSFRSIFSQIVKDIRLVMKKGVEGIRICCSGRLEGAEIARTECGKYGKTSSNVFNQKIDYAPAEVSTRYGISGVKVWISYSQKERGRAISETYEI, from the exons ATGGCACGAAAAGGAAATCCGATTTCGGTAAGACTTGATCTGAATCGTAGTTCAGATTCAAGTTGGTTCAGTGA TTATTATTATGGTAAATCAGTGTATCAAGATGTCAATCTTAGATCTTATTTCGGTTCGATACGTCCACCTACTAGACTCACCTTTGGCTTTCGTCTCGGTAGGTGTATTATTCTACACTTTCCCAAAAGAACATTCATTCATTTCTTTCTTCCCCGTCGACCACGACGACAGAAACGACGCGAAAAATCCAGACCCGGAAAGGGGAAGGGCCAGTGGTGGGCATTTGGTAAAGTCGGGCCGATCGGGTGTCTTCATTCAAGCGACGGTACAGAAGAAGAACGAAACGAAGTGAGAGGCCGGGGGGCAGGGAAAAGAGTCGAGTCGATCAGGCTCGACGACCGGGAGAAGCAAAACGAAATCAGGATTTGGCCGAAAAAGAAGCAACGCTATGGATACCATGACCGATCACCATCGATAAAGAAGAATCTTTCTAAATCACTTCGGGTCAGCGGGGCCTTCAAGCATCCGAAATATGCCGGGCTTGTAAATGACATAGCCCTCCTAAATGACGGCTCCTTCAGAAAAACGAAGTTATTCAAGTTCTTTTTCTCAAAGAAGTCCCCCTCCGACAGCCCGACGAGTCATCCGCTTAAAAGGACCCTCCCTGCGGTGCGCCCTTCCTTGAATTATTCGGTCATGCAATACTTATTGAAGACAAAGAACCAAATGCATTTCGACCCCGTCGTAGTTCTCAATCATTTCGTGGAACCGGGCGTGGTTGAACCATCTACCATGGGGGGAGCTAATGCACGGGGAAGAAGCTTAGATAAGAGAATACGTTTCGCTTTTTTTGTCGAAAGCTCGACCAGCGAGAAAAAGTTTTTGGCCGAAGACAAAAAGTTGACCCACTTCATTCGCTGGTCGAATCATCCTCGCTTCGCGGGAACAACAAAAACCACCATCTCGCTCTTTCCTTTCTTCGGTGCTACCTTTTTCTTTCCAAGGGACGGGGTTGGGGTGTATAAGAACGAGTATGCCCGGAAACAACTTGAGCATGCCCGGAAACAGCTTGAGTATGCCCGGGAACAACTCCTAAGAAAATTCAGGAAAAAATGTTGGAACCTCATGTGTAAGGATAAGGTAATGGGATTGATAGATAAATTCATCGACCTAGGTGGGATAGGAGAATTGATAAAGGGAATAGAGATGATGATAGAGATCATACTGAGAAACAGAAGAATTCCGTACGGATACAACTTTTATTTGAACGAAGTGAAAAAAATGCGATCTTTGTTGTCTAATAGAACAAAGACTAATACCTTAATTGAGTCGGTCAAGATCAAATCTGTTTATCAAAGTGCTTCTCCGATTGCTCAAGATATCTCTTTTCAACCGAGGAACAAAACAAGATCATTTCGCTCCATTTTTAGTCAAATAGTGAAGGATATTCGATTAGTAATGAAAAAAGGGGTGGAGGGGATCCGTATATGTTGTTCAGGTCGATTAGAAGGTGCAGAAATAGCTAGAACTGAATGCGGAAAGTATGGAAAAACATCTAGTAATGTATTTAACCAGAAAATAGATTATGCTCCTGCGGAAGTATCTACTCGTTACGGAATCTCAGGTGTCAAAGTGTGGATTTCATATAGTCAAAAAGAAAGGGGACGTGCTATATCCGAAACGTACGAAATATAG
- the LOC122584405 gene encoding putative ATP synthase protein YMF19, protein MPQLDKFTYFTQFFWLCLFFFTFYIAICNDGDGLLGISRILKLRNQLLSHRTNNIRSKDPNSLEDILRKGFSTGLSYMYSSLFEVSQWCKAVDLLGKRRKITLISCFGEISGSRGMERNILYLISKSSYSTSSNPGWGITCRNDIMLIHVLHGQGSIGF, encoded by the coding sequence ATGCCTCAACTGGATAAATTCACTTATTTCACACAATTCTTCTGGTTAtgccttttcttctttactTTCTATATTGCCATATGCAATGATGGAGATGGACTACTTGGGATCAGCAGAATTCTAAAACTACGTAACCAACTGCTTTCACACCGTACGAACAACATCCGGAGCAAGGACCCCAACAGTTTGGAAGATATCTTGAGAAAAGGTTTTAGCACCGGTCTATCCTATATGTACTCCAGTTTATTCGAAGTCTCCCAATGGTGTAAGGCCGTCGACTTATTGGGAAAAAGGAGGAAGATCACTTTGATCTCTTGTTTCGGAGAAATCAGCGGCTCACGAGGAATGGAAAGGAACATATTATATTTGATCTCGAAGTCCTCATATAGCACTTCTTCCAATCCTGGATGGGGGATCACTTGTAGGAATGACATAATGCTAATCCATGTTCTACACGGCCAAGGAAGCATCGGTTTTTAA
- the LOC122584404 gene encoding cytochrome c oxidase subunit 3 — protein MIESQRHSYHLVDPSPWPISGSLGALATTVGGVMYMHSFQGGATLLSLGLIFILYTMFVWWRDVLRESTLEGHHTKVVQLGLRYGFILFIVSEVMFFFAFFWAFFHSSLAPTVEIGGIWPPKGIAVLDPWEIPFLNTLILLSSGAAVTWAHHAILAGKEKRAVYALVATVLLALVFTAFQGMEYYQAPFTISDSIYGSTFFLATGFHGFHVIIGTLFLIICGIRQYLGHLTKEHHVGFEAAAWYWHFVDVVWLFLFVSIYWWGGI, from the coding sequence ATGATTGAATCTCAGAGGCACTCTTATCATTTGGTAGATCCAAGTCCATGGCCTATTTCGGGTTCACTCGGAGCTTTGGCAACCACCGTAGGAGGTGTGATGTACATGCACTCATTTCAAGGGGGTGCAACACTTCTCAGTTTGGGCCTAATATTTATCCTATATACCATGTTCGTATGGTGGCGCGATGTTCTACGTGAATCCACGTTGGAAGGACATCATACCAAAGTCGTACAATTAGGACTTCGATATGGGTTTATTCTGTTTATCGTTTCGGAGGTTATgttcttttttgcttttttttgggctttttttcattcttctttGGCACCTACGGTAGAGATCGGAGGTATTTGGCCCCCAAAAGGGATTGCGGTTTTAGATCCTTGGGAAATCCCTTTTCTTAATACTCTTATTCTCCTTTCATCCGGAGCTGCCGTAACTTGGGCTCATCATGCTATACTCGCGGGGAAGGAAAAACGAGCAGTTTACGCTTTAGTAGCTACCGTTTTACTGGCTCTAGTATTCACCGCCTTTCAAGGAATGGAATATTATCAAGCGCCCTTCACAATTTCGGATAGTATTTATGGTTCTACCTTTTTCTTAGCAACTGGCTTTCATGGTTTTCATGTGATTATAGGTACTCTTTTCTTGATCATATGTGGTATTCGCCAATATCTTGGTCATCTGACCAAGGAGCATCACGTTGGCTTTGAAGCAGCTGCATGGTACTGGCATTTTGTAGACGTGGTTTGGTTATTCCTATTTGTCTCTATCTATTGGTGGGGAGGTATATGA